The following coding sequences are from one Streptomyces venezuelae window:
- a CDS encoding DMT family transporter → MSATLLAVALSLVSAAAYAAAAVAQERLASRVHDGESGVLRMLGSGVWWSSVGLNASAALLHVAALKYGPLTLVQPLGALTLVAAVPLGARLAGRRVTRLEWRGTGLTLIGLGALLLTASGPAPDDTLTVPEALVVAAATMAVIGVLSRPGTRPGLRHATASGFASGVASALTQTVTVAVTDRSGPLLSPQVVIVAVLVAAFAAGGLLLSQTAYRGGLGAPLAVVTLANPVAASVIGVALLGERLQGGIGGILLAVAGAAVAAYGVVVLTRSPRDPAVALGELGPGPSLAVAIPGQPVAPEGARGTARSAASGLQNA, encoded by the coding sequence ATGAGCGCCACACTGCTCGCCGTCGCCCTCTCGCTGGTCTCCGCGGCCGCGTACGCCGCGGCGGCGGTGGCCCAGGAGCGGTTGGCCTCGCGCGTCCACGACGGCGAGAGCGGGGTCCTGCGGATGCTCGGCAGCGGCGTCTGGTGGTCCTCCGTCGGACTCAACGCGTCCGCGGCGCTGCTGCACGTGGCGGCGCTCAAGTACGGTCCGCTCACCCTGGTCCAGCCGCTGGGTGCCCTCACCCTGGTCGCCGCGGTGCCGCTCGGCGCGCGCCTCGCGGGACGCCGGGTCACGCGCCTGGAGTGGCGCGGCACGGGGCTCACGCTCATCGGCCTCGGCGCGCTCCTCCTGACGGCCTCCGGACCGGCGCCGGACGACACGCTGACGGTGCCGGAGGCCCTGGTCGTGGCCGCGGCGACGATGGCGGTCATCGGGGTCCTCTCCCGGCCCGGCACGCGGCCCGGCCTGCGGCACGCGACCGCGTCCGGCTTCGCCTCGGGCGTCGCGTCGGCGCTCACGCAGACCGTGACGGTCGCCGTCACGGACCGGTCGGGACCACTCCTGAGCCCGCAGGTGGTGATCGTGGCGGTGCTGGTCGCGGCGTTCGCCGCGGGCGGCCTGCTGCTCTCGCAGACCGCCTACCGCGGCGGCCTGGGCGCCCCACTCGCCGTGGTGACGCTCGCCAACCCCGTGGCGGCCTCCGTCATCGGCGTGGCGCTGCTCGGCGAGCGCCTCCAGGGCGGCATCGGCGGCATCCTGCTCGCCGTGGCGGGCGCGGCGGTGGCGGCGTACGGAGTGGTCGTGCTCACGCGGTCGCCGCGCGATCCGGCGGTCGCGCTGGGCGAGCTCGGGCCGGGCCCCAGTCTTGCGGTGGCCATCCCCGGTCAGCCCGTGGCACCTGAAGGGGCGCGGGGAACCGCGCGATCTGCCGCATCCGGCCTGCAGAACGCCTGA
- a CDS encoding phospholipid scramblase-related protein, which produces MTTHSNTPAGWYPDPHGAPQLLRWWDGSQWTDHTNPAPQGGQQQAPAQQAQQAQQAQPASAPQDQPAQPAQAPQGQFGQPQTAALQGQFGGQSQAAPQAPPMADPAKVQRQVQKQAGVAPSAQGGGTLFTEPVLVVNQKAKLIELTNEYSVMDQSGNTLGSVVQVGQSALKKVARFVASIDQFMTHKLEIRDAYGQPQMMLTRPRKFMKSRVIVERADGQPVGEIVQQNMIGKINFAMMVNGQQVGAIKAENWRAWNFSIVDHADNEVARITKTWEGLAKTMFTTADNYVLQIHYQLPEPLLSLVVATALTVDTALKQDARGFG; this is translated from the coding sequence GTGACAACGCATTCGAACACACCTGCAGGCTGGTACCCGGACCCGCACGGCGCGCCCCAGCTGCTGCGCTGGTGGGACGGCTCCCAGTGGACGGACCACACCAATCCGGCCCCACAGGGCGGCCAGCAGCAGGCTCCGGCCCAGCAGGCCCAGCAGGCCCAGCAGGCCCAGCCCGCGTCGGCGCCGCAGGACCAGCCCGCCCAGCCCGCGCAGGCGCCGCAGGGCCAGTTCGGGCAGCCGCAGACCGCCGCGCTGCAGGGCCAGTTCGGCGGCCAGTCCCAGGCGGCGCCCCAGGCCCCGCCCATGGCCGACCCGGCCAAGGTGCAGCGCCAGGTGCAGAAGCAGGCCGGTGTCGCGCCGTCCGCGCAGGGCGGCGGCACGCTGTTCACCGAGCCGGTCCTGGTCGTGAACCAGAAGGCGAAGCTCATCGAGCTGACGAACGAGTACAGCGTGATGGACCAGTCGGGCAACACGCTCGGTTCGGTCGTCCAGGTCGGCCAGAGCGCGCTGAAGAAGGTCGCGCGATTCGTCGCCAGCATCGACCAGTTCATGACGCACAAGCTGGAGATCCGCGACGCGTACGGCCAGCCGCAGATGATGCTGACCCGCCCCCGCAAGTTCATGAAGTCGCGGGTCATCGTCGAGCGCGCGGACGGTCAGCCGGTCGGCGAGATCGTCCAGCAGAACATGATCGGCAAGATCAACTTCGCCATGATGGTGAACGGCCAGCAGGTCGGCGCGATCAAGGCGGAGAACTGGCGTGCCTGGAACTTCTCGATCGTCGACCACGCGGACAACGAGGTCGCCCGGATCACGAAGACGTGGGAGGGCCTCGCCAAGACGATGTTCACCACCGCGGACAACTACGTCCTGCAGATCCACTACCAGCTGCCCGAGCCGCTCCTGAGCCTCGTCGTGGCGACGGCGCTCACCGTCGACACGGCGCTCAAGCAGGACGCCCGCGGATTCGGGTGA